Proteins encoded together in one uncultured Desulfobacter sp. window:
- a CDS encoding cation diffusion facilitator family transporter codes for MRQNQKQTSNDKDFQTARYWAVVGFAGNFGLAILKGWAGIVSNSSAMVADAVHSASDIFASVFVYISLKIAQKPADKEHPYGHGRAEVISTLVVVGMLAAAGVEIIRTAITTIRHGSLHAPGDLAVYVAILSVLVNELMYQFTYRAGVKTNSPSTIANAMDNRSDAFSSIAALIGIVGAKLKYPVLDPIAGIVVALFIFKMSYDIAMDAVGQIMDESVGEKKIQEVTTLALTVNGVRNVHGIRVRQSGAAFLVDLDIVVDPKITVQMAHDIGESVREMIRVQMDKVSDVRVHIDPSDLH; via the coding sequence ATGCGGCAAAACCAAAAACAGACATCAAATGATAAAGATTTTCAGACTGCCCGGTACTGGGCGGTTGTTGGGTTTGCGGGAAACTTCGGATTAGCGATTCTGAAAGGCTGGGCAGGTATTGTGTCAAACTCAAGTGCCATGGTTGCCGATGCCGTGCATTCCGCCTCGGATATTTTTGCCTCCGTGTTTGTTTATATCAGCTTAAAAATAGCCCAGAAACCGGCGGATAAAGAACATCCTTACGGCCACGGTAGGGCAGAGGTGATTTCCACCCTGGTGGTGGTGGGCATGCTGGCCGCCGCAGGTGTCGAGATTATTAGAACCGCCATCACAACTATCCGGCATGGATCGCTCCATGCCCCGGGAGATTTGGCCGTATATGTGGCAATTTTATCTGTTCTCGTCAACGAACTGATGTACCAGTTCACATACAGAGCCGGGGTAAAGACCAACAGCCCCTCAACCATTGCCAATGCCATGGATAACAGGTCAGACGCCTTTTCTTCCATTGCTGCGCTGATCGGTATTGTTGGAGCCAAGTTAAAATACCCTGTTCTTGATCCTATTGCCGGTATTGTGGTGGCCCTGTTCATATTCAAGATGAGTTATGATATTGCCATGGACGCGGTGGGTCAGATTATGGATGAATCCGTGGGCGAGAAAAAAATTCAGGAGGTGACGACGCTTGCGCTCACCGTCAACGGCGTGAGAAACGTGCATGGTATACGGGTACGCCAAAGCGGAGCTGCTTTTCTTGTGGACCTGGATATTGTGGTGGATCCAAAGATTACTGTGCAAATGGCCCATGACATCGGCGAGTCGGTCCGGGAGATGATTCGGGTCCAAATGGATAAAGTCAGTGATGTCCGGGTGCATATTGACCCTTCAGATCTGCATTGA
- a CDS encoding DUF3108 domain-containing protein encodes MNKTALWRLPALSFLVVIWSFLLVLLFLSLLCGSSAMAADKKASKNTLPFLQKEQLVYQIRWEEIDAGVAAFDVFAVTPVDKQPCRHFSLKVQSSPLVDVFYQIRNQYDSYTDLAFDHSIRYTRKETGSEQRDILVQFNWKKGIARYSNFNAAKKPIPIPSGTFDPLAAFYKLRCMDLGSKKEIQFPISDGKKCFMGRAKMLGQETITCFNTTFDTYVIEPELTHFGGVFEESENPLLRIWITTDDRRLPVRIQAKVIVGSIIGELVSVR; translated from the coding sequence ATGAATAAGACTGCACTATGGCGACTCCCGGCGCTATCCTTTCTTGTTGTTATCTGGTCTTTTTTATTAGTACTGCTGTTTTTATCTCTCTTATGTGGTTCATCGGCAATGGCAGCGGATAAAAAAGCATCTAAAAATACACTGCCTTTTTTGCAGAAAGAACAGCTTGTGTATCAAATTCGCTGGGAAGAGATAGACGCCGGTGTTGCAGCTTTTGATGTCTTTGCCGTTACACCGGTCGACAAACAACCTTGTCGTCATTTTTCATTGAAGGTACAATCCTCTCCATTGGTTGATGTTTTCTATCAAATCCGTAATCAATACGACTCTTATACGGACCTTGCCTTTGACCATTCAATACGTTACACCAGAAAAGAGACCGGCAGTGAACAACGGGATATCCTGGTGCAGTTTAACTGGAAAAAAGGTATCGCCCGGTATTCGAATTTTAATGCCGCCAAAAAGCCTATACCGATTCCATCCGGCACATTTGATCCGCTGGCTGCATTTTATAAACTGCGTTGCATGGACTTAGGCAGCAAAAAAGAGATCCAATTTCCCATCTCTGACGGGAAAAAATGTTTTATGGGCCGGGCAAAAATGCTGGGGCAGGAGACTATAACATGTTTTAATACCACCTTTGATACATATGTTATTGAACCAGAACTTACCCATTTTGGCGGGGTGTTTGAAGAAAGCGAAAACCCTTTGCTGCGTATATGGATTACCACGGATGACAGGCGGCTGCCGGTTCGTATTCAGGCTAAAGTAATTGTCGGTTCAATCATTGGAGAGCTTGTTTCTGTTCGTTAA
- a CDS encoding DNA translocase FtsK: MEKKNYSLQKNLLRLKTECGEYKFQISGETGQADAERIAKAMTGEMEKADNALGRQNKPNPYVKLLLANLNLADRYVKLENRYGELENRYDALLKVYEKLKTSPVNPVVVPTAPESISLKSDEQQTPVYQEPVSQEAVNQEDDSSVPTLELEPSPPFLPTAEINDISESEPEQDSDPGPDPDSEMSDEKSVKKPVSPGPLVTQVLDTLKKVKSVQPEPESEPEPLTVPENKEENSDSVQSNLPKPPGKDLFNTNIQGYGAGKYSLPSLDFLEKGGQETVVDHEAIRRDAELLEQKLGYFGIKGEVMEVLPGPVITTFEYKPAPGIKISKIVNLADDLALALSALSIRIVAPIPGKDVIGIEIPNPAMCVVPFRDIVGTSNFDEINSPAPICLGKDIIGKPVVVGLERMPHLLIAGATGTGKSVALNAMICSILYKSSPDRVKFIMIDPKRIELSLFNDIPHLITPVITDMKKANIALQWVVREMEQRYEKLAQLQVRNIEQYNEKVRTSDMSGIESDLADMEDDFQPFPYIVVIIDELADLMMTASKDIEFSLTRIAQMARAAGIHMILATQRPSVDVLTGIIKANFPTRISFQVSSKTDSRTIIDANGAETLLGRGDMLFVPPGTARLKRVHGTYLSEKELWAITECVKAQGKPEYLAEVTTEKEEPQQAVAFDDDEYDEKYQQALDFVMSSRQASISGVQRALRIGYNRAARIIDLMEKQGIVAPSDGVRPRQVIGSID, encoded by the coding sequence GTGGAAAAAAAGAATTACAGTTTACAAAAAAATCTTTTGCGTTTGAAAACTGAATGCGGAGAGTATAAATTTCAGATCAGTGGGGAAACCGGGCAGGCTGATGCCGAACGTATTGCAAAAGCGATGACCGGTGAAATGGAAAAAGCGGACAATGCATTAGGCCGGCAGAATAAGCCAAATCCATATGTCAAGCTGCTGCTGGCCAATCTAAATCTAGCAGACAGGTATGTCAAACTTGAAAATAGGTATGGTGAACTTGAAAACAGGTATGATGCACTGTTAAAGGTCTATGAAAAGCTTAAAACATCTCCTGTCAATCCTGTAGTTGTTCCTACCGCTCCAGAATCCATATCCTTAAAAAGCGATGAACAACAAACGCCGGTGTACCAGGAACCGGTAAGCCAGGAAGCAGTAAACCAGGAAGATGACAGCTCCGTTCCAACTCTTGAGCTTGAACCCAGCCCCCCTTTTTTGCCCACTGCCGAAATAAACGATATTTCCGAATCAGAGCCAGAGCAAGATTCAGATCCTGGTCCGGATCCGGATTCGGAGATGTCCGACGAAAAATCAGTGAAGAAACCGGTCTCCCCCGGGCCATTGGTGACACAGGTCCTTGATACCCTGAAAAAAGTTAAATCGGTACAGCCCGAACCTGAATCTGAACCCGAACCTTTGACGGTACCGGAGAACAAGGAAGAAAACAGTGACTCTGTTCAATCCAATTTACCCAAGCCACCGGGAAAGGACTTGTTCAATACGAATATTCAGGGTTATGGTGCCGGCAAATATAGTCTACCCTCCTTGGATTTCCTTGAAAAAGGCGGTCAGGAAACTGTAGTGGATCATGAGGCCATTAGGCGGGATGCTGAACTACTGGAGCAGAAACTGGGGTATTTCGGCATCAAGGGTGAAGTTATGGAGGTGCTGCCGGGTCCTGTCATCACAACCTTTGAATATAAACCCGCGCCTGGGATAAAAATCAGCAAGATCGTGAATCTGGCCGATGACCTGGCCCTGGCTTTAAGTGCTTTGAGCATCCGTATCGTGGCCCCCATTCCTGGCAAGGATGTAATCGGTATCGAGATCCCTAATCCGGCCATGTGTGTTGTACCTTTCAGGGATATCGTGGGCACTTCCAACTTTGATGAAATCAATTCTCCTGCACCCATCTGCCTGGGTAAGGATATCATCGGAAAGCCTGTGGTCGTGGGACTTGAAAGAATGCCCCATCTGCTAATTGCCGGGGCTACCGGAACCGGCAAAAGCGTGGCGCTTAACGCCATGATCTGCAGCATACTGTATAAATCATCCCCTGACCGGGTCAAATTTATCATGATTGATCCCAAGCGCATTGAACTCTCATTGTTCAACGACATCCCGCACCTGATTACGCCTGTGATCACAGACATGAAAAAAGCCAATATTGCCCTGCAATGGGTGGTCAGGGAAATGGAGCAACGGTATGAGAAACTGGCCCAGCTTCAGGTACGCAACATCGAGCAGTATAATGAAAAGGTTCGTACCTCTGACATGTCGGGAATTGAATCAGACCTGGCGGATATGGAAGATGACTTTCAACCCTTTCCTTATATCGTTGTGATCATTGACGAGCTGGCCGATCTGATGATGACCGCCAGCAAAGATATTGAATTTTCCTTGACCCGTATTGCCCAGATGGCCCGGGCTGCCGGCATTCACATGATTCTGGCTACCCAGCGGCCTTCCGTGGATGTACTCACAGGTATTATCAAGGCCAATTTCCCCACCCGGATTTCCTTTCAGGTCTCTTCCAAGACCGACTCAAGGACCATCATTGATGCCAATGGTGCCGAAACCCTTCTGGGGCGAGGCGACATGCTTTTTGTGCCCCCGGGCACAGCCCGGCTCAAGCGGGTCCACGGCACATATCTATCCGAGAAAGAATTATGGGCCATCACAGAGTGTGTCAAGGCCCAGGGAAAACCCGAATACCTTGCGGAGGTGACCACGGAAAAAGAAGAACCCCAGCAGGCTGTGGCCTTTGATGACGACGAGTATGATGAAAAGTACCAACAGGCTCTGGACTTTGTCATGTCCTCACGCCAGGCATCCATTTCCGGTGTGCAACGGGCCTTACGGATCGGTTACAACCGGGCAGCACGCATTATTGATCTTATGGAAAAACAAGGGATTGTCGCGCCGTCAGATGGCGTTCGACCCCGCCAGGTGATAGGCAGTATCGACTGA
- a CDS encoding peptidoglycan recognition family protein — protein MKIEPYANFSFSKGYILLRVFVLILVVILLTTAPGLATQTYSRSDLVRFQNGIIDYRSRINSRFKKRVRSKTRLIIVHTSELGLKSTLRVVSKGKRFKNGRTSPGGHANYVVARNGTVYRILDKKYRADHAGLSMWNGVADVSDISVGIEFVGYHYAPLTAKQYKSAGMLLFILKRFYGLGDKDILTHSQVAYGKPNRWFSKNHRGRKRCAKNFDRVQAGLEPTWPFDPDVRAGLLTPDPMLANVFYPAPGAFVYSGQKVSHTLETDVISQQNSAWTIAGEDYNAPNTVYVLPSGKTLAGHRVASSIGWARLPVGTKVLLNQETKQVREQANSIIKTISGRMTAWSHAGGAYHAASTIYFLPSGRSLAGCVISDWDDLPSGTRLVVGYKGPFNITKHKTAYRIAGVKFKDPKTIYHIPGRGPVQGNKVPDFSDLPKGTGVYLPLAG, from the coding sequence ATGAAGATTGAACCTTACGCCAATTTTTCTTTTTCAAAGGGGTATATTTTGTTGCGGGTTTTTGTTTTGATACTGGTTGTCATACTGCTGACAACAGCCCCGGGTCTGGCGACACAAACCTATTCCCGTTCAGACCTGGTTCGTTTTCAGAATGGTATTATAGATTATCGGTCCCGGATTAATTCGCGATTTAAAAAAAGGGTGCGTTCCAAAACCCGGCTGATCATCGTGCATACCTCAGAGTTGGGATTGAAAAGTACTTTACGGGTGGTTTCCAAAGGAAAACGGTTTAAAAACGGCCGTACATCGCCCGGCGGGCATGCCAATTATGTCGTTGCCAGGAACGGGACGGTTTACCGGATCCTGGATAAAAAATACAGGGCAGACCATGCCGGCCTATCCATGTGGAATGGGGTGGCTGATGTCAGTGATATCTCTGTGGGTATAGAATTTGTCGGCTATCATTATGCGCCTTTGACCGCTAAGCAGTACAAGTCAGCGGGGATGCTGCTGTTTATCCTTAAACGATTCTACGGCCTTGGGGATAAAGACATTTTGACCCACAGTCAGGTGGCATACGGTAAACCCAATCGATGGTTTTCAAAAAATCACAGGGGGCGCAAACGATGTGCGAAAAATTTTGACAGAGTCCAGGCTGGGCTCGAGCCAACCTGGCCGTTTGATCCCGATGTCAGGGCAGGGCTTCTTACGCCGGATCCTATGCTGGCCAATGTGTTTTATCCTGCTCCCGGTGCGTTTGTTTACAGCGGGCAAAAGGTGTCCCATACTCTGGAAACCGATGTCATTTCACAACAGAATTCTGCCTGGACCATCGCCGGTGAAGATTATAACGCCCCCAACACGGTTTATGTTTTGCCCAGCGGAAAAACATTGGCCGGTCACAGGGTCGCTTCAAGTATAGGATGGGCTCGTCTGCCCGTGGGCACAAAGGTACTGTTAAACCAGGAGACAAAACAAGTCCGTGAGCAGGCGAACAGTATCATAAAAACCATTTCCGGTCGGATGACGGCGTGGTCCCATGCCGGTGGAGCGTACCATGCAGCCTCCACCATCTATTTTCTTCCATCGGGCCGGAGTCTGGCAGGATGTGTGATTTCGGACTGGGATGATCTGCCTTCTGGCACCCGTTTAGTGGTGGGGTATAAGGGGCCCTTTAACATTACAAAACATAAAACTGCCTATAGGATCGCCGGTGTAAAATTTAAAGACCCCAAAACCATTTACCATATTCCGGGCCGGGGGCCGGTTCAAGGCAATAAAGTTCCGGATTTCAGCGATTTGCCCAAAGGGACAGGGGTTTATCTGCCGTTAGCCGGTTGA